From a single Nicotiana tomentosiformis chromosome 2, ASM39032v3, whole genome shotgun sequence genomic region:
- the LOC104085731 gene encoding protein NEN1-like isoform X1 — MGTGEDRSEIVFFDVETTIPTRTGQGYALLEFGAILVCPRKLVEQENYSTLVRPDDLSLISQLSVRCNGITRDAVTSAPTFADIADKVFDILHGRIWVGHNILKFDCPRIREAFAGINRPAPEPKGTIDTLALLTQRFGRRAGNMKMASLATYFGLGQQTHRSLDDVRMNFEVLKYCATVLFLESSLPEILTENSWVSPNTAIRSRTNGNAILEGMGSSTDTPSSSVKIESLMKSIAEDNIESGHPIFPLVSRNVEVPHLLETNSSRPDAFNLVEFSAEVRESIQLDDMEEEPGSADSRQSSASTATGGYIGCTDFLEPNNISISSVSLILAPFYRGTQKIQILHNNAELQVCSRCLKVRFGISTRFVDYAGRPRLSFMVDGSSDLCQLLDAIDNLAQKLNEDAGSMSEWRPVVNRKPGFMNCPTIRLNLPTVVDANISRWVTEIYQKESSTTQKLMFSRFDVAELDSLITPGTLLDAYFSVDSYDYQQTAGIRLVAKKLVVHSS, encoded by the exons ATGGGAACCGGCGAAGATAGGTCGGAGATAGTATTTTTCGACGTAGAGACAACAATTCCGACACGAACCGGACAGGGATATGCACTCTTGGAATTTGGGGCAATTCTCGTTTGCCCGAGGAAGCTTGTGGAGCAAGAGAATTACTCCACCCTCGTACGACCTGACGACCTCTCTCTCATTTCCCAACTTTCTGTTCGGTGCAATGGTATTACGAGAGATGCTGTCACTTCTGCCCCTACCTTTGCTGATATCGCCGACAAAGTTTTTGACATTCTCCATG GGAGGATATGGGTGGGCCACAATATTCTGAAATTCGATTGTCCAAGGATTCGGGAGGCATTTGCTGGAATTAATAGGCCTGCACCAGAACCTAAGGGAACAATTGATACACTTGCTTTGTTGACCCAAAGATTTGGAAGGAGAGCTGGTAACATGAAG ATGGCCTCTCTTGCTACTTATTTTGGCCTTGGACAGCAAACACATAG GAGTTTGGATGATGTTCGAATGAATTTTGAGGTACTAAAGTACTGTGCAACTGTCTTGTTTTTG GAATCCAGCCTGCCTGAGATATTAACTGAGAACAGTTGGGTGTCTCCTAATACTGCTATAAGAAGTCGCACTAATGGAAATGCTATTCTGGAGGGGATGGGCTCCAGTACAGATACACCTTCATCGAGTGTCAAGATAGAAAGTCTTATGAAATCTATTGCAGAAGACAACATAGAATCAGGTCATCCAATATTTCCACTTGTAAGCAGAAATGTGGAGGTACCACATCTTCTTGAAACAAATTCCTCTAGGCCCGATGCTTTTAACTTGGTCGAGTTCAGCGCCGAAGTAAGGGAATCCATTCAGTTAGATGACATGGAAGAAGAACCTGGTTCAGCAGATTCTCGACAATCTTCTGCATCAACTGCAACAGGAGGTTACATTGGCTGCACTGACTTCTTAGAACCAAATAATATTTCAATTTCTTCTGTCTCCTTAATTCTAGCGCCCTTTTATCGCGGGACTCAGAAGATACAAATCTTGCACAACAATGCTGAATTGCAAGTTTGCTCTAGATGCCTGAAGGTGCGGTTTGGAATTAGTACAAGGTTTGTTGATTATGCTGGTCGGCCACGGTTGAGTTTTATGGTGGATGGATCATCAGACCTATGCCAACTTTTGGATGCAATTGATAATCTTGCGCAGAAATTAAATGAGGATGCCGGTAGCATGTCAGAATGGAGGCCTGTGGTAAACAGAAAGCCTGGCTTTATGAACTGTCCTACCATTCGTTTAAA TTTACCAACTGTGGTGGATGCTAATATCTCCCGCTGGGTCACAGAGATATACCAGAAAGAGTCTTCCACAACACAGAAGCTCATGTTCAGTAGGTTTGATGTGGCAGAACTGGATTCCTTGATTACACCAGGAACTCTTTTGGATGCATATTTCTCAGTGGATTCATACGACTACCAACAGACTGCAGGCATCCGCTTGGTGGCAAAAAAGTTAGTTGTGCATTCCTCCTGA
- the LOC104085731 gene encoding protein NEN3-like isoform X2: MIFFRLVMIVIGVAVWGCSFEILYFNGRIWVGHNILKFDCPRIREAFAGINRPAPEPKGTIDTLALLTQRFGRRAGNMKMASLATYFGLGQQTHRSLDDVRMNFEVLKYCATVLFLESSLPEILTENSWVSPNTAIRSRTNGNAILEGMGSSTDTPSSSVKIESLMKSIAEDNIESGHPIFPLVSRNVEVPHLLETNSSRPDAFNLVEFSAEVRESIQLDDMEEEPGSADSRQSSASTATGGYIGCTDFLEPNNISISSVSLILAPFYRGTQKIQILHNNAELQVCSRCLKVRFGISTRFVDYAGRPRLSFMVDGSSDLCQLLDAIDNLAQKLNEDAGSMSEWRPVVNRKPGFMNCPTIRLNLPTVVDANISRWVTEIYQKESSTTQKLMFSRFDVAELDSLITPGTLLDAYFSVDSYDYQQTAGIRLVAKKLVVHSS, from the exons ATGATATTCTTCCGATTGGTAATGATTGTCATTGGTGTTGCGGTTTGGGGGTGTTCCTTTGAGATTCTCTATTTTAACG GGAGGATATGGGTGGGCCACAATATTCTGAAATTCGATTGTCCAAGGATTCGGGAGGCATTTGCTGGAATTAATAGGCCTGCACCAGAACCTAAGGGAACAATTGATACACTTGCTTTGTTGACCCAAAGATTTGGAAGGAGAGCTGGTAACATGAAG ATGGCCTCTCTTGCTACTTATTTTGGCCTTGGACAGCAAACACATAG GAGTTTGGATGATGTTCGAATGAATTTTGAGGTACTAAAGTACTGTGCAACTGTCTTGTTTTTG GAATCCAGCCTGCCTGAGATATTAACTGAGAACAGTTGGGTGTCTCCTAATACTGCTATAAGAAGTCGCACTAATGGAAATGCTATTCTGGAGGGGATGGGCTCCAGTACAGATACACCTTCATCGAGTGTCAAGATAGAAAGTCTTATGAAATCTATTGCAGAAGACAACATAGAATCAGGTCATCCAATATTTCCACTTGTAAGCAGAAATGTGGAGGTACCACATCTTCTTGAAACAAATTCCTCTAGGCCCGATGCTTTTAACTTGGTCGAGTTCAGCGCCGAAGTAAGGGAATCCATTCAGTTAGATGACATGGAAGAAGAACCTGGTTCAGCAGATTCTCGACAATCTTCTGCATCAACTGCAACAGGAGGTTACATTGGCTGCACTGACTTCTTAGAACCAAATAATATTTCAATTTCTTCTGTCTCCTTAATTCTAGCGCCCTTTTATCGCGGGACTCAGAAGATACAAATCTTGCACAACAATGCTGAATTGCAAGTTTGCTCTAGATGCCTGAAGGTGCGGTTTGGAATTAGTACAAGGTTTGTTGATTATGCTGGTCGGCCACGGTTGAGTTTTATGGTGGATGGATCATCAGACCTATGCCAACTTTTGGATGCAATTGATAATCTTGCGCAGAAATTAAATGAGGATGCCGGTAGCATGTCAGAATGGAGGCCTGTGGTAAACAGAAAGCCTGGCTTTATGAACTGTCCTACCATTCGTTTAAA TTTACCAACTGTGGTGGATGCTAATATCTCCCGCTGGGTCACAGAGATATACCAGAAAGAGTCTTCCACAACACAGAAGCTCATGTTCAGTAGGTTTGATGTGGCAGAACTGGATTCCTTGATTACACCAGGAACTCTTTTGGATGCATATTTCTCAGTGGATTCATACGACTACCAACAGACTGCAGGCATCCGCTTGGTGGCAAAAAAGTTAGTTGTGCATTCCTCCTGA